A genomic window from bacterium includes:
- a CDS encoding diacylglycerol kinase produces MSQSFNNALEGIIYTLKTERNIRVHFLVGVLAIAGSLFLNIDRSDLVLIILSVAFVLVTELINTAVEKALDLMTTAYHPLAKLVKDISAGAVFIAAITAIIVGYLVLFKDLKPHIFSAIRAVKGSPEYVTLISFTLVIVLVILGKVLVGRGAPLHGGMPSGHSAVSFAVFAIVTLVTENPLVSVLVFLLALIIADARIRRGVHTWREIVAGALLGIGMVTLNYWLFLT; encoded by the coding sequence ATGTCCCAGTCCTTCAACAACGCCCTCGAAGGGATAATCTACACCCTCAAGACCGAGCGCAACATCCGCGTCCACTTCCTCGTCGGCGTCCTGGCCATCGCCGGGTCGCTGTTTTTGAACATAGACCGGAGCGACCTCGTCCTGATAATCCTGTCGGTGGCTTTCGTCCTGGTGACGGAGCTCATCAACACGGCGGTGGAGAAGGCACTGGACCTGATGACCACCGCCTACCACCCCCTGGCCAAGCTGGTGAAGGATATCTCGGCGGGGGCGGTCTTCATCGCGGCCATCACGGCGATCATCGTCGGCTATCTGGTCCTGTTCAAGGATCTGAAGCCCCACATCTTCTCGGCCATCCGCGCCGTCAAGGGCAGCCCCGAGTACGTCACCCTGATCAGCTTCACCCTGGTGATAGTGCTGGTCATCCTGGGCAAGGTTCTGGTCGGTCGAGGAGCTCCGCTCCACGGGGGGATGCCCTCGGGCCATTCCGCGGTCAGCTTCGCCGTCTTCGCCATCGTCACCCTGGTGACCGAGAACCCGCTGGTTTCGGTGCTCGTATTCCTCCTGGCGCTGATTATCGCCGACGCGCGCATCCGACGAGGCGTGCACACCTGGAGAGAGATTGTGGCCGGGGCTCTTTTAGGCATCGGCATGGTCACCCTGAACTACTGGCTATTCTTGACTTAA
- the ybeY gene encoding rRNA maturation RNase YbeY gives MSRNYEVLIHDHQKVVWVDPELPRRAAVLTLTLDEAPERSIAVVLFDDVQMARLNETYTGTGETTDVLAFDLQPGEGDEPSGEEPELLGDVFVNVEAAVRQAGEQGHSLGRELAILVAHGVLHLLGYLDADVRGRDGMMAKAVLTADHEWLSAYTKRQGV, from the coding sequence TTGAGCCGGAACTACGAAGTCCTGATACACGACCACCAAAAGGTGGTCTGGGTGGACCCCGAGCTGCCCCGGCGGGCGGCGGTGCTGACGCTCACCCTCGATGAGGCGCCTGAGCGCAGCATCGCCGTCGTGCTCTTCGACGACGTCCAGATGGCCCGGCTCAACGAGACCTACACCGGAACGGGTGAAACCACCGACGTGCTGGCCTTCGATCTGCAGCCCGGCGAGGGGGATGAGCCGTCCGGGGAGGAGCCGGAGCTCCTGGGGGACGTCTTCGTGAACGTGGAGGCCGCCGTGCGCCAGGCCGGAGAACAGGGCCACAGCCTGGGGCGGGAGCTGGCCATCCTCGTCGCCCACGGGGTGTTGCACCTGTTGGGATACCTGGACGCCGACGTGCGGGGGCGGGACGGGATGATGGCCAAGGCGGTGCTGACGGCCGACCACGAGTGGCTTTCCGCCTACACGAAGAGGCAAGGGGTTTAA
- a CDS encoding family 10 glycosylhydrolase: MRKPITGVKRAAALLLTSALLTMAAAETESAVEGRGLWIPAWELTSPSAVRSAVIQAAEYRFNAIFVQVRYRGDALYIPHRYTSYYANPEPRSIYMKGQPEDFDPLALAVEEGHAWGLSVHAWVTCFEVTGGFAPQDENHVVNRHPEWVSCDRWGNRMGVGHRAWLDPGIPEVRDYTASVLLDIVSNYDVDGLHLDYVRYEGPDMGFTPIAVSEYWVRTGLDPNPADETWRAWRRDNITEFVDRVQREAREINPEIIVSAAVFADRAGDAYDGVCQDWGRWLEEGLIDLVLPMSYSLKAGVIERQTADAVAHAGDGLVYTGIALGNDSDGSKPLDPAVLRSHIDAVRAAGADGVTIFCYTELKELILSGMTPDDLFTDSAEEPFQEER; encoded by the coding sequence ATGAGGAAACCCATCACCGGCGTGAAGCGGGCAGCGGCGCTTTTATTGACGAGCGCCCTTTTAACGATGGCGGCGGCCGAGACCGAGTCCGCCGTCGAGGGGAGGGGGCTCTGGATTCCCGCCTGGGAGCTCACCAGCCCCTCCGCCGTGCGAAGCGCCGTCATCCAGGCCGCCGAGTACCGCTTCAACGCCATCTTCGTTCAGGTGCGCTACCGCGGCGACGCCCTGTACATCCCCCACCGCTACACCTCCTACTACGCCAATCCCGAGCCGCGCTCCATTTATATGAAGGGCCAGCCCGAGGACTTCGACCCTTTGGCGCTGGCCGTGGAGGAGGGACACGCCTGGGGCCTTTCGGTCCACGCCTGGGTCACCTGCTTCGAGGTCACCGGCGGCTTCGCCCCCCAGGACGAGAACCACGTGGTCAACCGTCACCCCGAGTGGGTCTCCTGCGACCGGTGGGGAAACCGGATGGGCGTCGGGCACCGGGCCTGGCTCGACCCGGGCATCCCCGAGGTGCGCGACTACACCGCCTCGGTGCTCCTGGACATCGTGTCCAACTACGATGTGGATGGGCTGCACCTGGACTACGTGCGCTATGAGGGGCCGGACATGGGCTTCACGCCCATCGCCGTGAGCGAGTACTGGGTGCGGACCGGCCTGGATCCCAACCCGGCGGACGAGACATGGCGGGCCTGGCGCCGGGACAATATCACCGAGTTCGTGGATCGTGTGCAGCGCGAGGCACGGGAGATCAACCCGGAAATAATCGTCTCGGCGGCGGTGTTCGCCGACCGCGCCGGGGACGCCTACGACGGGGTGTGTCAGGATTGGGGACGCTGGCTGGAGGAGGGCCTGATCGACCTGGTGCTCCCCATGTCCTACTCGCTCAAGGCGGGGGTCATCGAGCGGCAGACGGCGGACGCCGTGGCGCACGCGGGCGACGGCCTCGTTTACACCGGCATCGCTCTGGGTAACGACTCGGACGGGTCGAAGCCGCTGGACCCGGCCGTGTTGCGGTCGCACATAGATGCCGTCCGGGCGGCGGGCGCGGACGGCGTTACGATTTTCTGCTACACGGAGCTGAAGGAGCTGATTCTTTCCGGGATGACTCCCGACGACCTCTTCACCGACTCAGCCGAGGAACCGTTTCAGGAGGAGAGGTAG
- a CDS encoding diaminopropionate ammonia-lyase — protein sequence MTEIRYYHLNLAKNPAGVAGCHAAQVCVGGDALAFHEKVPGYAPTPLVQLPGLAAELDLASIHVKDEAHRFGTKAFKALGASYAVHRFLEENPGDHVFCTASDGNHGMAVAWSARLFDRKAEVFMPKGTVPARVRRIENLGARVTVVDGDYDAAVRAAARESKKHGWVLVQDTAWEGFSEIPTRIMAGYVTMFRELEDELFPPGGPVVDAVFLQAGVGSWAAAAVAYLAGRYGDRMPKIVCVEPTGADCCLASARAGRRVSLPGAETIMAGLNCGTPSLMAWPILAAGTDLFLALPDDCAREAMRAYYHSKKDDPRVVSGESGAAGLAALLALLRVPELEKPRRFLGLGETSRVLLFNTEGDTDPEGFSKIVGARATSPPETVPRLSR from the coding sequence ATGACCGAAATTCGTTACTATCATCTAAATCTGGCCAAGAACCCGGCGGGGGTGGCGGGATGCCACGCCGCGCAGGTCTGCGTGGGCGGGGACGCCCTCGCCTTCCATGAAAAAGTTCCCGGCTACGCGCCGACGCCGCTCGTGCAACTGCCCGGGCTGGCGGCGGAGCTCGATCTGGCCTCCATCCACGTCAAGGACGAGGCGCACCGCTTCGGGACGAAGGCCTTCAAGGCGCTGGGCGCCTCCTACGCCGTTCATCGGTTCCTGGAGGAAAATCCCGGCGACCATGTCTTCTGCACCGCCTCGGACGGGAACCACGGGATGGCGGTGGCGTGGTCGGCGCGGCTGTTCGACCGGAAGGCCGAGGTCTTCATGCCGAAAGGAACCGTCCCGGCCCGCGTCCGGCGCATCGAGAACCTCGGCGCCCGGGTGACGGTCGTGGACGGCGACTACGACGCCGCGGTGCGCGCCGCCGCCCGCGAATCAAAGAAACACGGCTGGGTCCTCGTCCAGGACACCGCCTGGGAGGGTTTTTCCGAAATCCCGACCCGCATCATGGCCGGCTACGTCACCATGTTCCGCGAGTTGGAGGACGAACTGTTCCCCCCCGGCGGACCGGTCGTGGACGCGGTCTTCCTCCAGGCCGGGGTGGGGAGCTGGGCCGCGGCGGCGGTCGCTTACCTCGCCGGGCGCTACGGCGACCGGATGCCTAAAATCGTTTGCGTGGAGCCGACGGGGGCGGACTGCTGCCTGGCCTCGGCGCGGGCCGGCCGGCGGGTGAGCCTGCCGGGGGCGGAGACCATCATGGCCGGGTTGAACTGCGGCACGCCATCCCTCATGGCCTGGCCGATTCTCGCCGCCGGGACGGACCTCTTCCTCGCCCTCCCCGACGACTGCGCCCGCGAGGCGATGCGGGCCTATTACCATTCCAAAAAGGACGACCCGCGTGTTGTCTCCGGTGAATCGGGCGCGGCGGGACTGGCCGCGCTCCTGGCCCTTCTACGCGTCCCGGAATTAGAAAAGCCCAGGCGGTTCCTGGGTCTGGGCGAAACGTCGCGGGTTCTCTTGTTCAATACCGAGGGCGACACCGACCCGGAAGGTTTTTCCAAAATCGTCGGCGCTCGGGCTACCTCTCCTCCTGAAACGGTTCCTCGGCTGAGTCGGTGA
- a CDS encoding TIR domain-containing protein, whose protein sequence is MEIFISWSGAIGRKIAVALKDWIPLLLQDVDVNISPDIEKGEVWFDRLMKMLIESKFGIICVTKESLVSPWVNFEVGVIASVQKKNVAPFIFNVDVSILADNPLHLFQYVQNKKDSIKELILDINKKLENPVNDKIIIRHFENYYPELEEKINLYLKEEQEGKKETKKEITNEIIYNELNRIRMILNELSERNRIDSLTGLTSRLWNNIPVSSSEQVKMLAEALSKDIKLDKNK, encoded by the coding sequence TTGGAAATTTTCATTAGTTGGTCAGGTGCAATAGGGAGAAAGATTGCAGTTGCATTAAAGGATTGGATACCTTTATTACTCCAAGATGTTGATGTCAATATCTCTCCTGACATTGAGAAGGGTGAAGTATGGTTTGATAGACTAATGAAAATGCTCATTGAATCAAAATTTGGAATAATTTGTGTAACAAAAGAGAGCTTAGTTTCACCATGGGTTAATTTTGAAGTCGGAGTTATAGCAAGTGTTCAGAAGAAAAATGTAGCACCATTTATATTTAATGTTGACGTTAGTATATTAGCCGATAATCCTTTACATTTATTTCAATATGTACAGAACAAAAAAGATAGCATAAAAGAATTAATACTAGACATTAATAAGAAATTAGAAAATCCTGTCAATGATAAAATTATAATAAGGCACTTTGAAAATTATTATCCAGAATTAGAAGAAAAAATTAATTTGTATCTCAAAGAAGAACAAGAGGGCAAAAAAGAAACAAAGAAAGAAATTACAAATGAAATTATTTATAATGAATTAAATAGAATTCGTATGATATTAAATGAGTTATCCGAAAGAAATCGAATAGATAGTTTAACAGGTTTAACCAGTAGACTTTGGAATAATATCCCTGTAAGTAGTAGTGAGCAGGTGAAAATGCTTGCTGAAGCATTGAGCAAAGACATCAAGCTGGATAAAAATAAATAA